One stretch of Trueperaceae bacterium DNA includes these proteins:
- a CDS encoding peptide ABC transporter: MLAGLFLGALGLLVSAQAQEFPRGETIYIEDPGGLPTNPDCFNLWIGCGGGYSNGLQQLTADTLWYIDPNAGINGEVVHNALAAGPGEWNADFTELTVHLTEGLYWSHGQNGPVEFTAHDVVYTVEAQMEWGMGAGPVFAQNVASVAAIGDHTVKFWLKAPNSRFDTKFMVRWNAPGYIMPKHVFEDLEEPSTWDGNLASHPTIDGEGPVSIGQYVLHSYDPNGTWFAWVRRDDWERSSWGMDYGMAAPKYQVYRPGVPIDKRAIGLLNNEGNQGLDMVHDMTPEATIDLMKKDPLIQSWHPGFPYAHPDPTLPMLLFNHQYEDVDGNAKWIDRRVRWAVALALDAVEMSLASYRGAATMTPIHVPPTGMYPKFYHDAVQDWLTNFELDLGDGTSIKPYNPDLTLEIANRVRGLYDGVPEDDETIRYTFGHGWWAQNHDAAATLLESAGWSKSGKWWNTPNGERATLEMQGSDSGVMGRLASNVAEQLTEFGIETNVDTSDLWGGIGAGNYEAYIGWSVETWGGHPDLSFFLDSWRSDNVAEPGTGQSARNWQRWNGGPELDAIIDNIRGISFNDPRGVEYGIDFIKLAVHEMPTIPIMSYNLFVGQSNRCWTGYPDATNNYANPVTNWSNARYIYTQITSTGACD; this comes from the coding sequence ATGCTAGCAGGACTTTTCCTGGGAGCTTTGGGTTTATTAGTATCCGCCCAAGCTCAGGAGTTTCCCCGTGGGGAGACAATATATATTGAAGATCCGGGTGGGTTACCGACTAACCCAGATTGCTTCAACCTTTGGATTGGTTGTGGTGGTGGTTACTCGAACGGTCTTCAGCAGCTCACCGCTGATACCTTGTGGTACATCGATCCGAACGCCGGAATCAATGGCGAGGTTGTTCACAACGCCCTCGCAGCTGGTCCAGGAGAATGGAATGCCGACTTCACTGAGCTGACTGTTCACCTTACGGAAGGGCTTTACTGGAGTCACGGTCAAAACGGCCCAGTTGAGTTCACTGCGCACGATGTTGTTTACACCGTTGAAGCTCAGATGGAGTGGGGTATGGGCGCAGGTCCAGTCTTTGCCCAGAATGTCGCTTCTGTAGCTGCGATTGGTGATCACACCGTCAAGTTCTGGCTCAAGGCTCCAAACTCGCGATTCGACACGAAGTTCATGGTCCGCTGGAACGCCCCAGGCTACATCATGCCGAAGCACGTGTTCGAAGATCTAGAAGAGCCCTCCACTTGGGATGGCAACCTAGCTTCCCACCCAACTATTGATGGTGAGGGACCAGTCAGCATAGGCCAGTACGTCCTTCATAGTTACGACCCGAACGGAACTTGGTTCGCTTGGGTAAGACGTGACGATTGGGAACGGTCTAGCTGGGGTATGGATTACGGCATGGCCGCACCGAAGTACCAAGTGTACCGACCTGGCGTACCAATCGATAAGCGTGCTATTGGTCTTCTGAACAACGAAGGTAACCAAGGTCTCGATATGGTTCACGATATGACCCCTGAGGCCACTATCGACTTGATGAAGAAAGACCCACTCATCCAGAGTTGGCACCCTGGGTTCCCGTACGCTCACCCAGATCCAACCCTACCGATGTTGCTGTTTAACCACCAGTACGAGGATGTTGATGGTAATGCTAAGTGGATTGATCGTCGTGTCCGCTGGGCCGTAGCGCTTGCGCTTGACGCAGTAGAAATGTCACTAGCGAGCTACCGTGGTGCTGCGACCATGACCCCCATCCACGTTCCGCCCACAGGAATGTACCCGAAGTTCTATCACGATGCAGTTCAAGATTGGCTTACCAACTTCGAGTTGGATTTGGGTGACGGCACAAGCATCAAGCCTTACAATCCTGACCTAACTCTAGAGATTGCCAATCGCGTCCGTGGTCTTTACGACGGTGTTCCTGAGGACGACGAAACCATTCGTTACACCTTCGGGCACGGCTGGTGGGCTCAGAATCATGACGCTGCTGCGACCCTCCTTGAGTCAGCTGGATGGTCGAAGAGTGGTAAGTGGTGGAACACGCCTAACGGCGAGCGTGCCACCCTCGAGATGCAAGGTTCCGACTCGGGTGTCATGGGCCGTTTGGCTAGCAACGTAGCTGAGCAGTTGACTGAGTTCGGTATTGAGACTAATGTTGACACGTCTGACTTGTGGGGCGGCATTGGTGCCGGTAACTACGAGGCTTACATTGGTTGGTCAGTTGAGACCTGGGGAGGTCACCCAGATCTCTCGTTCTTCCTTGATAGCTGGCGTAGCGACAACGTTGCTGAACCAGGAACAGGACAGAGCGCCCGTAACTGGCAGCGTTGGAACGGCGGACCTGAACTCGATGCGATTATCGATAACATTCGTGGCATTTCGTTCAATGATCCCCGTGGTGTTGAGTACGGCATAGATTTCATTAAGCTAGCCGTTCACGAAATGCCAACCATCCCGATCATGTCCTACAACTTGTTCGTTGGTCAGAGCAACCGTTGTTGGACCGG